A single region of the Polyangiaceae bacterium genome encodes:
- a CDS encoding class I SAM-dependent methyltransferase — MDREDWNQRYAAKELIWTADANRFLVAEAKQLTPGKALDLAAGEGRNAVWLAEQGWRVVAVDFSDVALDKAKQLAEARGVAERVQRTVSDLRNYEPEAGAFDLVVILYLQIPQHELAPIIARGADAVAPGGTFLLVGHDSANLEHGYGGPQHPSVLYTADQVVAALGGRLQIEKAGPVERPVETDDGPRVAIDCLVRGKRP, encoded by the coding sequence ATGGACCGCGAAGACTGGAACCAGCGTTACGCCGCCAAAGAGCTGATCTGGACCGCCGACGCCAATCGGTTCCTGGTCGCCGAAGCGAAGCAGCTCACCCCCGGCAAGGCGTTGGATCTCGCCGCCGGCGAAGGGCGCAACGCGGTGTGGCTCGCCGAGCAGGGCTGGCGCGTCGTCGCCGTGGACTTCTCCGACGTCGCCCTGGACAAGGCCAAGCAGCTTGCGGAGGCACGCGGCGTAGCGGAGCGCGTACAGCGGACGGTCTCCGACCTTCGCAACTACGAGCCCGAGGCGGGAGCGTTCGATCTCGTCGTGATCCTGTATCTTCAAATCCCCCAGCACGAGCTCGCGCCCATCATCGCCCGCGGTGCGGACGCCGTGGCTCCGGGCGGCACGTTCCTCTTGGTGGGCCACGATTCCGCGAATCTCGAGCACGGCTACGGCGGCCCGCAGCATCCAAGCGTGCTGTACACCGCGGATCAGGTGGTGGCGGCGCTCGGAGGGCGGCTGCAGATCGAAAAGGCCGGCCCCGTGGAGCGGCCCGTGGAAACGGACGACGGGCCGCGCGTTGCCATCGACTGCTTGGTACGCGGGAAGCGCCCGTGA
- a CDS encoding PAS domain S-box protein yields MSREEGSAGGVVSSDAALSPSLLRAMLDQSEHFMALLDLDGNVVDVNQTALALADLEADAVRGRPFWETPWWAHSTELALLVRAATRQALAGDTVRFIASHVTRSGDTRFVDFSVKALMGPDGPMYLMPEGRDITELQDAKLRLEESERRYRQIFDTNTAVKIVIDPTTASIVDANDAAVRFYGFSKPELLSKTILDINVAPHEQILEEMDRARSERRLFFNFQHRLASGEVRDVEVYSGPITVGGDSLLHSIVIDVTERRRLEEQLRRAQRMEAVGQLAGGIAHDFNNLLTVILGYVELGRRSLSGDHPARGSVEEIGDAAQRAAEITGQLLALARKQVAEPELVDLNGLVLRLDRLLRRLIGEDVELVTLFGEELPAVLVDPGRFEQLLVNLAVNARDAMPAGGRLTIATDIQDDEEDCRWVVLRVTDTGIGMSAEVRAHIFEPFFTTKRDGGSGLGLATSSSIVEQAGGRIAVHSEVSKGTTFEILLPAAEGPAVEPVARTVSEPPRGEGTLLVAEDEPAVHRLIVSTLRRAGYTVLEAFNGHEALASLEQHEGPLDLVVTDVVMPLMGGQELAKRLWRERPRLPVLFISGYPRDLDELVLSGDNVAFLAKPFAPDALAARVHGLLARRSATPS; encoded by the coding sequence ATGTCCAGAGAGGAGGGAAGCGCCGGGGGTGTGGTGTCTTCGGACGCCGCGCTTTCTCCTTCCTTGCTGCGCGCGATGCTCGACCAGAGCGAGCATTTCATGGCGCTCTTGGATCTGGACGGCAACGTGGTGGACGTCAACCAGACCGCCCTCGCTCTGGCAGATCTGGAAGCTGACGCCGTGCGGGGAAGGCCGTTCTGGGAGACGCCCTGGTGGGCGCATTCTACGGAGCTCGCACTGCTCGTCAGGGCGGCCACTCGCCAGGCCCTCGCGGGGGACACGGTTCGATTCATCGCCAGTCACGTGACACGCAGCGGAGACACGCGCTTCGTCGACTTCTCCGTCAAGGCGCTCATGGGTCCCGACGGGCCGATGTACCTGATGCCCGAGGGGCGGGACATCACCGAGCTGCAGGATGCAAAGCTGCGCTTGGAGGAGAGCGAGCGACGCTATCGACAGATCTTCGACACGAACACGGCAGTGAAGATCGTGATCGATCCGACGACGGCGAGCATCGTGGACGCCAACGATGCCGCGGTCCGGTTTTACGGCTTCTCCAAGCCGGAGCTCCTGAGCAAGACGATTCTGGACATCAACGTCGCGCCGCACGAGCAAATCCTGGAAGAAATGGACCGGGCCCGCAGCGAGCGGCGCTTGTTCTTCAACTTCCAGCATCGGCTCGCGAGCGGCGAGGTGCGCGACGTCGAGGTGTACTCGGGGCCGATCACGGTGGGCGGAGACAGCCTCCTGCATTCGATCGTCATCGACGTCACCGAGCGGCGCCGTCTCGAGGAGCAGTTGCGTCGCGCCCAGAGAATGGAGGCCGTCGGCCAGCTCGCCGGTGGCATCGCGCACGACTTCAACAACCTGCTGACGGTGATTCTGGGATACGTGGAGCTCGGACGGCGATCCCTCTCCGGCGACCACCCGGCCCGTGGCAGCGTGGAGGAGATCGGCGACGCCGCGCAACGGGCGGCGGAGATCACCGGGCAGCTCCTGGCGCTTGCGCGCAAGCAGGTCGCCGAACCCGAGCTCGTGGATCTCAACGGGCTGGTTCTTCGTCTGGACCGCCTGTTGCGGCGCCTCATCGGTGAAGACGTGGAGCTCGTCACCCTCTTCGGCGAAGAGCTCCCGGCGGTGCTGGTCGACCCCGGTCGCTTCGAGCAGCTGTTGGTGAATCTCGCGGTGAACGCCCGCGATGCAATGCCGGCAGGCGGTCGGTTGACGATCGCGACGGACATCCAAGACGATGAAGAAGACTGCCGTTGGGTGGTGCTGCGCGTGACCGATACGGGGATCGGCATGTCGGCAGAGGTTCGCGCGCACATCTTCGAGCCGTTCTTCACGACCAAGCGGGACGGCGGCAGCGGTCTCGGCTTGGCCACGAGCTCGAGCATCGTGGAGCAAGCGGGCGGCCGCATTGCGGTGCACAGCGAAGTGTCCAAGGGCACGACCTTCGAAATCCTACTGCCGGCTGCAGAGGGCCCCGCAGTCGAGCCCGTTGCTCGAACCGTGTCCGAACCGCCGCGCGGGGAGGGGACGCTGTTGGTCGCGGAGGACGAGCCCGCGGTCCACCGTCTCATCGTGAGCACCCTTCGAAGAGCGGGGTACACGGTGCTGGAAGCTTTCAATGGTCACGAGGCGCTCGCCAGCCTGGAGCAGCACGAAGGCCCCTTGGACCTGGTCGTCACCGACGTGGTGATGCCGCTGATGGGAGGACAAGAGCTGGCGAAGCGCCTGTGGCGGGAGCGACCCCGGTTGCCGGTGCTGTTCATTTCCGGCTATCCGCGCGACCTCGACGAGCTGGTGCTGAGTGGCGACAACGTGGCGTTCCTGGCCAAGCCGTTCGCTCCAGATGCCCTGGCCGCCAGGGTCCACGGCCTGCTCGCGCGCCGTAGCGCCACGCCGAGTTGA